GAGCAGATAGTCGGCGATGGCCCGGACAGTATTGTGCTCGCGTTCGCGTTTGGAGTACTTCAATTCGTCCGACAGCGCGTCGGAAAGGGCCGCGAGCGACTCGTCGTTGGTCGGGTGGTCGTCGACCGTGTAGGTGACGTCGATCTCGAGTCGCTTCTCGACCCGTTCGACGATGTCGCGGTAACCGCCGTCGGGAACGTGAGCGATAATCTTCTGATACTCGTTACGTTCGAGATAGCGCTGAAGGACTTCGCTGACGAACGTTTTTTCGTCCTCGGACCAGCGGCCCGTAACCACGGTGTCGTAGTGTTGGGCCGGGTAGGTCGTCTCGAGTTCCTGCGGGACGACGCCGATCGGACTCGTCATCGAAACCAGGTGGCCGCGCCACTGGACGGCGTCGTGGAACTGCCGGTGGCTCTGGGACTCGCTGTAGGGTTTCGTCGCCGAGCAGGGAACCAGGACGAGCGGGTTCGAAAAGCGGTTCCGGTACCGGGTCGTCACGCGGTCGGCGAAGCGCTGGATCTCGACTCGACGAAGGGTATCCGAACTCGACGCGTTGATCTGTGCATCGCGGAGGATCGGCGTGCGCTCCTCGAGGTAGCCCCACTGGGAGTCCAGTTCGCGCACGGCGGCGGTGAGCCACTGGTCGTGGCGAGCCTGGCCCTCGACGTAGTCCCGGAGGCGGCCGTCGCGGATGCGACGGCGGACGATGCCGAGCTCGGCCCGAAGCGCGTTGGCGTTGTGTTCGGCGCAGTCCTCGCGGGTGAACTCGTCGCGGGGCTGCTGGCAGGCCGGACACGAGCAGGGGAGTTCCTCGAGATCCTCGAGGAAGTAGGCCTCGTCGGTCGTCAGATATCGTCCTTCCGTCCCCTTCACGACGGCTGCGGTCTCGTCGAACAGATCGACGCCGGCGTAGGCGAGCAGGGCGACGTTTCGCGGCGTGGCGACGCCGGAGAACAGGAGCGCGGTGTCGGCGGGAATCGTCTCGCGGACGTTCACGACGGCCTCGACGAGCGCCGCGCCGTGGCCCCTGATCGACTGGACGTCAGAGACGGCGTAGGCGTCAGTACCGTGGTCCGCGGGGCTCTCGCTCGAGACGACCGCGACACTCGGATACTCGACGTCGGGGTAGTCGACGGCGAACGATTCCTGTACTTCTTCGGCGGTGCCGCCGGGGAACGCTCGGTGGGGAAGAACGGTGAGTTTCGACTCGTCGCCCTCGGGGAGGTCTCGATCGTCACTCCAGAGCGACCCCGCATCCTCGAGGACGTCGTCGACGACTGCCGGAGTCGTCACGGGCGACTCGAGATCGAGGCGCAGTTCGCCCACGCGCGCGGCCCCATCGCGCTCGTGGATTTCGAAGTAATCGGTCATACCAGAAACTGGGTGGGGGAGGGCGAAAGAGGCTGTCGGTCGCGGCTCGCGAGTCGCGGTCGCACTCGGCCGAGAGGCAGACGTGACGGATCTCCCCGCCATCGCGGCTCGAGCGCGTCACTCGACGCACCCGGGGTCCACGCTCGCCGTCGATCGGTTCCTCGTCGGAGTGAGACGCCGTCTCCGTGGCGAATAGCGACGTTAGTGGACGGTTTCAGGCGCGACCGAGAAACGTCGCGGTTGCGGAGGTGTGGCCGCGGTTGAACGAGAGGATCTTGGTCTCGATAACGTCGCCCACCTCGAGCCCGTCGGGAACGTCTTCGACGAAGACGACGAACCCTTCGATCTTACAGACCGCCTGTCGCTCGCCGGAGTGGTGTTCCGTAAACTCCTGAACGGCGACCTCCCTGACATCGCCGAGATCGACCGGTGGTTCGCGCTCTTGGGCGTCGTTGTGTCGGTCGTATGATTCCCGTTGGGCTGACGATCGGCTCCCGCCCCGAAACCGCTTGAGCAGCCACGAGCCGAACACGACGATGACGATCAGACCGAGAGCGAGCGACGCTACCCCGAGCATACTCATAGCAGACGACGCCGACACCTTTGCTGTTCTGGTCTCTGTGCGGCCGCGTTTCCGATACTGTCGACAGTGCGTCAGCGCGGTCGATTCGCCGGCCGATCCCGACGAATCTCACGCCCGGGTACGGCGACCGGATCTTCGACAGCAGACATCGAACGCATCGGGGTCCGGATCCGCACACGAAACGGGGAACTTGGTAATCGAAAATCACGAAAGCGGCGTATAAACCGGCTGTACCACGAGATAATCCGCAGTATTAGATTCGAATCTCCGCTACCCTTTTATGTATCCGGGCGTTGCAATACGTCGTGAACGACGCATTCATCGGTTCGGCTGACAGCAGATTCGACGGGTCCGTGAGTATCGCCATCGTTACCGCCGTCGCCTCGAAACGGGACGTTGATCCGACCGAACTACCGCCGCTCTACGAGTGGATCGAACCCGACGCACTGGACGCACTCTTCGAGCCGACGCGACGCGGCGGTCCGCGGCGCGGTCATCTCGAGTTCACCTACGACGGCCACGAGATCGGTGTCGAGTGCGGCGACGGTCTCGAGATTACAGTAGACGGCGTTCCGATGGTCGAACCGGTTTCGACCGCGGACGCCGGCCACTCCAGCGAGTATCGGACTGACGCCTGAGACGGCTGCGTCGCCGCTGTCGGTGTACCGTCGAATCGCGTCAGCCCCGTTCAGTTTCGCGTTTTTCGAGCACACTACGCTACCGATAGTCGCCGCTAAAAATCACTGTACGCCCGATCGCACGAGGGGAGCGCGGTTCGGAGCGAACGGAGTGAGCGAGAACCGCGGGAATGCGATCGGTGTGTGAATCGCGTTCGTTGGTACTATCGCGACGAGACTACTCGTCGCGGGTCAGATCGACCAGTTCGACCGTCTCGGGCACTCGCTCGAGCACTCCCGCCGGCCACCCGCGGTGACCCAGCGTGAGTTCGGCGTTCGGATTGTCGCCCGCGAGCCGTGCGACGCCGTCGGCCGCGGCCTCGAGCGCCGCACGATCCGTCCGGTCCGGCACCTCCGCGGTGAGCGGATAGCTCTTCGAGAGCGCCCGCGGGAAAGGACCGAAGGGCGGTTCGACGCGCCAGGAGTCGTCGAACTCGTCGCCGCGCGGGGGGTTCCCTTCGGTGAGAAAGAGCGAGTCCGGGACGGAAAGCCGCTCGAGGCGCCGGTGGTGGCGAACGACTTCCGGCCGCCGTGCGCTCTCGTGGGAGGTGTAAAAGAACGCGCCCTTCGAGACGGGATCGGTTCGCTCGAGTTGGGCGGCGTGATCGAGCAGCGCGCGGTAGCCGTCGAGCATCGTCGGGTGCGCTCGAGCGCGTTGTTCGACGAGTTCGAGGAGGTTGCCCGCGCGGATGGCCTGTTTGATCCGGCGGATCTCTTCGAAGGTGACGTGGAGGTTGTGGGCGGCGAGTTCCTGCTCGCGAGGTTTCTCGGCGAGCGCGCGAAGTTCGTCCGGCGAGTGTTCGGTACAGACGGGACACGAACACGGTAGATAGTCCAGATCCTCGAGGTGACGGGTCCCGCGGACGGTGAGATACCGGTCGTCGCGGGCGTAGAGCGCGTACGCGGCGGAGTCGAACAGGTCACAGCCCATCGCGACGCTGAGCGCGAACATCATCGGGTGACCGGCGCCGAAGAGGTGGACCGGCGCGTCGGCACCCAGGCCGCGCTTGGCGGCGGCGATGGCGTCGACCATATCGTCGTACCGGTAATCGTTCATCAGCGGCACGACCGCACCGATGGGGAACACGTCGAGGTCGGTCCCGTCGGCGTGACGACCGGCCTCCTCGCGCAGGTCGGGATACGTCGACCCTTGGACGGGCGCGCTCACGAGCATGTCGTCCGTCTCGACGTCCTCGGCGATCTCGAGTCGTTCTTTGGTCGTCTCGAGTTCGGTTTCGGCGCGCTCGCGGTCGACGTCCGGCGGAGTCGGGATGTCGACGGGGGTGGCGATATCGGAGCCGATGGCGCGTTGGAACTCGAGGATCTCCTCGGTCGTCACTTCGATCTCGCCGTACTCGGAGAGCTGAAAGGAGCCGGAGTCGGTCATGATCGCGCCCGGAAAATCGAGCAGATCGTGGAGGCCGTCCTCGAGGGCGCGCTCGCGGACGTCGGCCGTCTCGTGAATAATGTACGAGTTCGTGATGAGGATCTCGGCACCGAACTCCGTCGCGAGTCGACGGGGGGCGATCGTATCCAAATTCGGATTGATCACGGGCAGGAGCGCCGGCGTCTCGACCGAGACGTCGGCACGCGGAACGGTGAGCTCGCCGATTCTCCCGCCGGCGTCGGTATCCCGAACTTCGAAGGACTCGCGCATCTACCGTCTCTTGGCGAGCGTGTCGGTAAACGTTCCGTTCTCCGACGATCACGAGAAGCGGTGGCGAGCGCAGGCACAAGGTCAATTCTGCCGTAACCGGAGGTCAGACGCGGGTCGAATACCGTCAGTTCACTCGATAGGATGAACCTCCTATTAGTAACTGTTGCACGGTTTCAAACTGTGTGTTTCGCCGAGATAATCTTGTAACAGTCGCCTCATTTTAGCCCTGATCCGCCGGTATCTGCGAGCGCATGGTTACACGACCGCAAAAACTCGGAGTCGTCTTTATCGCGCTGATGGTTGCACTGGCGGGGGGTCCTGCCCTCGCAGGCGCAACCGCAGGGGTGAACGACGACGCCGGAGACATGAACGCGACACTCGAAAACGTGCAGGTAGAGACGCTGGAACTCGATAACGCGACCATCGAGAACGCCACTATCGAAGAGCTAAACGTCGAGAACTTCGACGCGGATACCCAGGAACTCGAGGACGAACTCGAGGCAGGGAACGAAACGAGCGATAACGAGACCGACGACAACGAAACGGGCGACAACGAGTCGGTGACGATCTCCGACATCGGACTCGAGGAACTCGAACTTGAGGACGTCTCGATCGAGGACCTCGACCTCCAAGAGGACGCTAACGCGACCGACGACAACGAGACTAACGTCACCGACGACAACGAGACCAACGTCACCGACGACAACGAGACTAACACGACCGACACCGGAGAGGATGTGATCGACGAGGACGCGACTATGCTCACCATTCATGAGCTCACCATCGAAACGATGGACGTCGAGACGCTCTCCATCGGCGAGTTGACCGTCGAGGATGACACGGAGACCGGTCTCGCGGACGATAACGAGACCGACGACAACGAGACCAACGTGATCGCCGACGGCAACGAGACCAACGTGACCGTCGACGACAACGAGACTGACGGCAACGAGACCAACATAACCGTCGACGAGGAGAACGAGACGATAACCGCTGCCTCCATTCAGGAAGACGAAAACGAGACCGACGACAACGAGACTGACGATAACCTAACTGACGACAACGAGACCGACGATAACGTGACCGACGACGCCGAAGAGGAAGAGATCGACTCGCTCACGATCGAGCACTTCGACGTCGACGAAATCACCATCGACTCGATGATGGTCGAGCAAGCCGAGGAGGAAGCGGCTGACGAGGAGAACGGCCTCGCAGACAACGAGTCCGAGATGGACAACGAAACCGACAGCCAGACCGTCTCGGAGGGCTCCGCCTCCACCATCGACATCGGTGACGCAACCGCCGGCATCCTGACCCTCAGTGACGCCGAGGACCTTCAGGGAACCGACGACACGGAGATGAACGGTACGGAGATGAACGACACCGACATGAACGACACGGAGATGAACGATACCAACGATACGAACGTTAGTGATGAAGACGAGAACACCACTGACGATGACGACGGGCTGCTGCCGTCGATCAGCAACCTGCTCTGATCGACGCGACGTAACGGAGCGGTCAGTGCGGCGCTGACCGGTTTCGTCCGTACTTTTTATTCGATCGACCGAGACAGTTCGCCGGATACTCGTCCCGAAGCCGAACGACTCGCGTTCGTTCTGACTCTCACCGCCACCTGTCGCCAACTAACGCGTGCGCCTGGTACCGAACCGACGTAGCAGTACGACGATCCGAACGATGACGAAGAGGGATGGCGTCGGGTCGATGACGAGACGGGTGATACGAAGCCGGAGTGTCGGTTCCGGCGACGAGAACGGTGGTCAGCCGTCGATCACCGCGGGAGAATGACGGATCGAACGCGAACGGCGACCGATCGAGCGTTGGGATCGTGTTTTCACCCGTCGGTTTCGAGCAACTGATAGTACGACATCGCGAGGACCGTCCGTCCGTCGCGGATCTCTCCGGTGCGGACGGCCTCGAGTAGCTCCTCGAAGGGGAGCGGCGTTACGCGGATGCTCTCGTCGTGATCGAGTTGCTGGTCGGCCGTCGGCCGACAGCCGCGGGCGACGAAGAAGTGCAGGACCGAATCGGCGATTCCGTTTGCGGGCTCGACGGTCACCAGCGGCTCGAGACGCTCGGCCTCGTGGCCGGTCTCTTCGGCGAGTTCACGGCGAGCGGCCACCTCGAGGTCGTCGTCGTCGGGTTCGGTGCCGCCGACGGGAAGACCGCGGTTGATTCGGGAGACGGCGTGACGCCACTCCTCGATACAGACGACATCGCCGTCGGGGCGAAACGGGAGCACGCAGACGCTCGCGGGTTCGGAGAGGTAATCGTACTCGGTTTCGGTGTCGTCGGGCAGTTGAACGGCCTCGTTAACGACGTCGAAGCCCGGACAGGTGTAGGCTACCCGGCGATCGGTGGTCTCCCAGGCGAGCGGATCCGTAGGCATACCGGCCCTTACGGCGGTAGCTGTCAAAAGCGCCACGTTACGTCTCCACCGCCGCACGCGAAGTGAGGATCTCGGTTCTCGACCCGTGTTATCCGTCCTATGTGGTGCGTTCCAGATAGCATGACGATCGTATCTGCTCTATAACAAAGCCACAGATCGGTGAACGTCGTTACTCAGAGGGTGATCCATGGATCAGTTAACCGGTTTCCAACGTGACTTGTTGTACGTGATCGCAGGTAAAGACCGTCCGTCAGGACAGGAGATCCTCGACGACATCAATCGATATATCGATCAACCGGTCACCCACGGCCGGCTGTATCCCAATCTCGACACGCTCGTCGAGACGGAACTCGTCGAAAAGGGGCAACTCGACCGACGGACGAACTACTACGCGCTGACCCCGAAAGGACGGCGCGAACTCCAACAGCGCCAGGAGTGGGTTGACCAGTACGTCGACGTCTAATACTCCTGGCCGTTCTCGGAGCACAACTGTTCGACAGTACCAACTGGGGTGATCGACTCGAGGGAAGCGCTGCCAGTACCACTCGGCATCCCTTCGTCACCGCACCGTAACCACCGTCTCATCGCCGCAGCGCTCGTCAGCGATATCCTCGGCAGTTTCATCGCCACTGTCGTCCGTCCGCTCTCGGCGCGTCTCGCGACGGGAGATCGTTGCTCGAGACGAAACGGACGAACTACCGTCTCTCCGTTCGAAATCGTCGTTCGTCGCGTATCCGGCGACGGCTATCGAAAAAATAATCGGTCCGGCTAGCGGCTACCGGAATCGCTTGCGTCTACTCAGTCGTCGGCCGACGCCGACTCCTCGCTGTGGTTTCCGCCGTCCGAGTGGCTGTCGTTAGTGTAATTTTCGCCGTCGGCGTGGTCGTCGGTGTGATTTCCGTCATCGGTGTAGTTCCCGTCGTCGGCGTAAGCGTCGTCCTCGTCGTCTTCTTCCATGCCGTCGACGGCGACGCGAATCTCGAACGGCCGGTCGCCGGCGGTGTCATCGACCTGCTCGAGGTAGCCGATCGCGAACGCCGTGTACGACATGTCTTCCTCGAGGTCGATTTCGGCGGATGCAACCGGGTCGGGCCGGTCGATTACCTGGTCGTCCTGGCCGCCGTCGTCGAGACCAGTATCGGTTTCGTTCTCCGTCTCGTTGAGTCCGGTGTCGTTTTCCTCCTGAACGGATGCGGCGGTTTCCGGTTCTTCAGGCTCCGTATCGGAGACGTTGCCGTTTTGAGTCCCGTTTTCGACGCCCGCTCCGAAGTCGATTTCACCGGCCGGGAAGAGCTCCAGGGTCTGGGCTCCCGGCTCGACCGGGGTGTAGCCCGACGGTTCGCCGAAGGCGACGTCCTCGAAGATCGGCAGTCCCATATCCGAGTCGGTAACATCGACCGGCGGCGCGTCGGGAGACGCGTGAACCAGTCGAAGCTGTGACGTTCCCGGCTCTTCGATGTAGTCCGGTCCTTCGTCGTACAACAGCAAGACCTCGAACGTCCCCATTTCGGGCTGGTCTTCCTCGACGTCGTCGGTCACGGTGGCGTCGTCTTCGTCGCTTACCGTCGCGTTATCCGTATCGTCCACGGTGGCGTTGTCCGTGTCGTCCACGGTAGCGTTGTCCGTGTCGTCCACGGTAGCGTTGTCCGTGTCGTTCACGGTGGCGTTGTCCGTGTCGTTTGCGTCATACTGGATGGACGCGGCAGTTTCCGGCTCCTCCGCTCCCTCGTCGACGGTACCGTCGTCCGCTGTCTCGTCGGTCTCGAGTTCGCCGATCGCGGCGGCCGTGTAGTAGCCCGTGTCGACCGGAAGCGTATCCTCGTAGACGGTTGCTTCGTCGCCGGCAGCCGTGATCCTCAGCGTATACGTACCTGGCGCGATCTCGAGGTACGGCGTGAGTTCGTCGTACGCGAGGTCCGCGAGGACCTGTTGATCGTCGACGTAAACGTCGACGTTCGGGGCGTCCGGTGCGAAGTGACCGACTCGAATCGCGCCCATCTCATCACCCGATGCCTCTTCGGGATCTCGTTCGTCGTCTTCGTGCTCACTGACGGCCAGTGCCGTCCCAGTGAGTGCTGAACCTGTACCAACTACACCGATCGCCTTGATTGTCGAGCGTCGTGATAGCGTCATGCTACGAATAGAACGGTGACCGAACTCGGCAAAAACAGCTCAGTCAGTTACCCTGATTGTCGTCTCGTTTACTCGACCCGTCCCTGTGTAGAACGTCCGTAACGGATCGAAACGCGACCCTACAGTCGAGTATCGGTACCGAACACCGTTGACGTTATATGCTCTCGTCGAAGGAGACCCGTGAGAGATCCGACTCGAGATCGTCGACGTGCTCGTTGAAGGCCTCGACGAAGGAACCGACGTCGTCTGCGAGCCGTCGCACCTCGGGGGCCGACGGGGGGCCGTACTGCGAGAGGAGGTACGTTCCGTCCGAGCCGCCGACTCGCAGGTACGAAACCGCGTCCCCGTCCCACTTGAGTTCCCAACGGGTGCCGGCAACTGTCGTCGCGTAGGTCCCGTACTCGCCCTCGTATCGATAGAGTTCGCTCGCCATCGCGTTCCCGACCTCGCGGATCCGTTCGACGATCCGGTCGCGTTCGGCGACCAGTTCGGCCGTCGATTCGACCTCGGGGAAGTCGTCCGGAACGTCCTCGAGGAGCCCGTCGAAGGACCTGACGTACTCGTTGTAGGCCGCGACGAACGACCCGTAGTCGGCCATCGCCGTTTCGAGCGCTTCGGGCTCGGGCGGCTGCTGGCTCGAGACGACGTACGTCTCCGATCCGGATTTGGGGTCGAATCGAAGGTACTGAACGTCGCCGGCCTCGTACTTGAGCGTCCAGCTGCCTCCGTCGGTCTCGAACTCCTCCTGTCCGTAGTCGCCACCCTGTAACACGGCGAGTTCCCGCGCGATCTCGCCCGCGTGCGTTCGAACGCGCGTCGCCAGTTCGTTCCGCCGTTCGGCGATGTCGTCCGTGCTTTCGACATCCGATTCGAGTCCCTCGGTCATCAGTTCCGAGAGGGGCTGGGGGCCGGTAACGGTTGCGTCTCGAGTCGCGTTCGACCGAACGCTGAGCTCCCGACGG
The genomic region above belongs to Natronorubrum halophilum and contains:
- the arcS gene encoding archaeosine synthase subunit alpha, which codes for MTDYFEIHERDGAARVGELRLDLESPVTTPAVVDDVLEDAGSLWSDDRDLPEGDESKLTVLPHRAFPGGTAEEVQESFAVDYPDVEYPSVAVVSSESPADHGTDAYAVSDVQSIRGHGAALVEAVVNVRETIPADTALLFSGVATPRNVALLAYAGVDLFDETAAVVKGTEGRYLTTDEAYFLEDLEELPCSCPACQQPRDEFTREDCAEHNANALRAELGIVRRRIRDGRLRDYVEGQARHDQWLTAAVRELDSQWGYLEERTPILRDAQINASSSDTLRRVEIQRFADRVTTRYRNRFSNPLVLVPCSATKPYSESQSHRQFHDAVQWRGHLVSMTSPIGVVPQELETTYPAQHYDTVVTGRWSEDEKTFVSEVLQRYLERNEYQKIIAHVPDGGYRDIVERVEKRLEIDVTYTVDDHPTNDESLAALSDALSDELKYSKREREHNTVRAIADYLLGDGAGDDLFDDVQTTSRYPKIQVRDTEETQLATMVPQYGTLSFTLAGARRWIGSDAPTKRVEIDGFVPHGSVLAPGVVDADEAIRVGDEVVVEGPKAFGVGRAEMFGCEMAESSRGIACEIRHVEEK
- a CDS encoding TRAM domain-containing protein, whose amino-acid sequence is MLGVASLALGLIVIVVFGSWLLKRFRGGSRSSAQRESYDRHNDAQEREPPVDLGDVREVAVQEFTEHHSGERQAVCKIEGFVVFVEDVPDGLEVGDVIETKILSFNRGHTSATATFLGRA
- a CDS encoding HalOD1 output domain-containing protein, with the translated sequence MNDAFIGSADSRFDGSVSIAIVTAVASKRDVDPTELPPLYEWIEPDALDALFEPTRRGGPRRGHLEFTYDGHEIGVECGDGLEITVDGVPMVEPVSTADAGHSSEYRTDA
- the tgtA gene encoding tRNA guanosine(15) transglycosylase TgtA, which produces MRESFEVRDTDAGGRIGELTVPRADVSVETPALLPVINPNLDTIAPRRLATEFGAEILITNSYIIHETADVRERALEDGLHDLLDFPGAIMTDSGSFQLSEYGEIEVTTEEILEFQRAIGSDIATPVDIPTPPDVDRERAETELETTKERLEIAEDVETDDMLVSAPVQGSTYPDLREEAGRHADGTDLDVFPIGAVVPLMNDYRYDDMVDAIAAAKRGLGADAPVHLFGAGHPMMFALSVAMGCDLFDSAAYALYARDDRYLTVRGTRHLEDLDYLPCSCPVCTEHSPDELRALAEKPREQELAAHNLHVTFEEIRRIKQAIRAGNLLELVEQRARAHPTMLDGYRALLDHAAQLERTDPVSKGAFFYTSHESARRPEVVRHHRRLERLSVPDSLFLTEGNPPRGDEFDDSWRVEPPFGPFPRALSKSYPLTAEVPDRTDRAALEAAADGVARLAGDNPNAELTLGHRGWPAGVLERVPETVELVDLTRDE
- a CDS encoding midas domain-containing protein codes for the protein MVTRPQKLGVVFIALMVALAGGPALAGATAGVNDDAGDMNATLENVQVETLELDNATIENATIEELNVENFDADTQELEDELEAGNETSDNETDDNETGDNESVTISDIGLEELELEDVSIEDLDLQEDANATDDNETNVTDDNETNVTDDNETNTTDTGEDVIDEDATMLTIHELTIETMDVETLSIGELTVEDDTETGLADDNETDDNETNVIADGNETNVTVDDNETDGNETNITVDEENETITAASIQEDENETDDNETDDNLTDDNETDDNVTDDAEEEEIDSLTIEHFDVDEITIDSMMVEQAEEEAADEENGLADNESEMDNETDSQTVSEGSASTIDIGDATAGILTLSDAEDLQGTDDTEMNGTEMNDTDMNDTEMNDTNDTNVSDEDENTTDDDDGLLPSISNLL
- a CDS encoding NUDIX hydrolase codes for the protein MPTDPLAWETTDRRVAYTCPGFDVVNEAVQLPDDTETEYDYLSEPASVCVLPFRPDGDVVCIEEWRHAVSRINRGLPVGGTEPDDDDLEVAARRELAEETGHEAERLEPLVTVEPANGIADSVLHFFVARGCRPTADQQLDHDESIRVTPLPFEELLEAVRTGEIRDGRTVLAMSYYQLLETDG
- a CDS encoding PadR family transcriptional regulator — protein: MDQLTGFQRDLLYVIAGKDRPSGQEILDDINRYIDQPVTHGRLYPNLDTLVETELVEKGQLDRRTNYYALTPKGRRELQQRQEWVDQYVDV
- a CDS encoding DUF4397 domain-containing protein, whose translation is MTLSRRSTIKAIGVVGTGSALTGTALAVSEHEDDERDPEEASGDEMGAIRVGHFAPDAPNVDVYVDDQQVLADLAYDELTPYLEIAPGTYTLRITAAGDEATVYEDTLPVDTGYYTAAAIGELETDETADDGTVDEGAEEPETAASIQYDANDTDNATVNDTDNATVDDTDNATVDDTDNATVDDTDNATVSDEDDATVTDDVEEDQPEMGTFEVLLLYDEGPDYIEEPGTSQLRLVHASPDAPPVDVTDSDMGLPIFEDVAFGEPSGYTPVEPGAQTLELFPAGEIDFGAGVENGTQNGNVSDTEPEEPETAASVQEENDTGLNETENETDTGLDDGGQDDQVIDRPDPVASAEIDLEEDMSYTAFAIGYLEQVDDTAGDRPFEIRVAVDGMEEDDEDDAYADDGNYTDDGNHTDDHADGENYTNDSHSDGGNHSEESASADD